One genomic segment of Strix aluco isolate bStrAlu1 chromosome 9, bStrAlu1.hap1, whole genome shotgun sequence includes these proteins:
- the PLAAT1 gene encoding phospholipase A and acyltransferase 1, which translates to MAAIQSFSATHPGDPEPGDLIEIFRPAYQHWALYLGDGYIINVTPVDEGPPATLASAKSVFSRKARVRMQLLKDVVGNDTYHINNKYDSTYPPLPVEEIIRRAEYLIDQEVSYDLLGNNCEHFVTLLRYGEGVSDQAKRAIGAIGFVTAAAGAFSLLGLLHSRSRERQY; encoded by the exons ATGGCAGCTATCCAGAGCTTCAGTGCCACCCACCCCGGTGACCCCGAGCCCGGGGACCTGATCGAGATCTTCCGACCAGCTTACCAGCACTGGGCCCTCTACCTGGGGGACGGGTACATCATCAACGTGACACCCGTGG ATGAAGGGCCTCCAGCCACCCTCGCCAGCGCCAAGTCAGTGTTCAGCAGAAAGGCCCGGGTGAGGATGCAGCTCCTGAAGGATGTAGTAGGCAATGATACCTACCACATCAACAATAAGTACGACAGCACCTACCCTCCCCTTCCGGTGGAGGAGATCATCCGGCGTGCCGAGTACCTCATTGACCAGGAGGTATCCTATGACCTGCTCGGCAACAACTGCGAGCACTTCGTGACGCTGCTCCGCTATGGCGAGGGGGTCTCCGACCAG GCCAAGAGAGCAATAGGTGCCATTGGGTTTGTAACAGCAGCTGCTGGTGCCTTCTCCTTGCTGGGCTTGCTCCACAGCAGATCCAGGGAGAGACAGTACTGA